The Aneurinibacillus migulanus genome contains the following window.
TTGTTACACACGAACTTCTTTGATTTTAATCGCGTTTTCTTGATTTAATTTGTAAAATTCGTTTGGTGCTAAGTCTTTTATGCTTGAATGAATTCGTCGCTCATTATAGAAAGTCATGAACTCCACAACCGTTTCATAGGCCTGTTTGTAGCTTTCAAATTCATAACGAGACAAACAATCCTCTTCTAAAATCCGATGAAAGGACTCGATATGGGCATTCATATTTGGCGTGCTTGGTGGGATACGTTCATGCGTAATCCCAAAGGATTCACAGGCCTCCTTAAAGGCATGAGAAATAAACTGCGGTCCGTTGTCAGAACGAAGCACAGGTTTGTCTTCCTTGTCAAAAAGCTGCCGTTTGAATAAAGCTTGTTGAAGCGTTCGAACCACATCTTTTGCTTCACATCTAAGCCCAATATGATACGCTACGATGGAGCGATCATACACGTCCATACAAGACTGGATGAAGAAAAAACAATCTTCTC
Protein-coding sequences here:
- a CDS encoding IS3 family transposase, whose product is MRQGYPKRLVLRFARTPRSTYYYHKKQEGQPVEPVKNEGRQAPGYSVRQDGTKISDEQIKEWLMEALSGDGYAYGYRKLTVLLRRDHGLVINKKKVYRLCKELDILRPQRRKKATYPRKLARNRVITDSHQLFETDIKYGYIAGEDCFFFIQSCMDVYDRSIVAYHIGLRCEAKDVVRTLQQALFKRQLFDKEDKPVLRSDNGPQFISHAFKEACESFGITHERIPPSTPNMNAHIESFHRILEEDCLSRYEFESYKQAYETVVEFMTFYNERRIHSSIKDLAPNEFYKLNQENAIKIKEVRV